The Carcharodon carcharias isolate sCarCar2 chromosome 39 unlocalized genomic scaffold, sCarCar2.pri SUPER_39_unloc_1, whole genome shotgun sequence genome segment AAAGCAGCAGCTAAGAAATCCCCAGCCAAGAAAGCAGCAGCCAAGAAATCCCCAGCGAAGAAAGCAGCAGCCAAGAAAGCAGCCAAGAAGTCGGCAACTCCAAAAAAGCCGGTGAAGAAAGCAGCCCCCAAGAAAAAGTCTCCTGCCAAGAAGGTGCTGGGCGTCAAAAAAGTGGCCAAGGCGAGGGCCAAGCCCAAAACGAGATAAGCAAAGACAGGAAAGAAGGGAAAGATCCCGAGTAAATTTTAAACCTCTGAAACCCAAAGGCTCTTCTCAGAGCCACCCACATTTCACATGAAAGAGCTGGTCCCCTGATCATTTGATCCCTGTCTCGGAGCTGGGAGCAGATTCCAGatggaaatgtttttttttcctcccaCGTGAATCCTATTATCccgctcactcactgacacaatcttCACTCGACCCCTCCCAACTATGCAATAAACACATGGAAGACCTTACAGGTCCATAATCGGGATGTGTCAGAGTGCATTAAAAATTTGTCTTCGTTCCTTTATTCACATTTTCATGGTGAAAGTCTGCAACAGAGTGATAGGGGAATAAATCCCCGCCTCACAACTAATACCCAATACCAATATATTTTATCTAAATCTGTTGGATGAGGTGTCAGCGAATTTCTCAATCCCTTTTGGCGGAGTGGAGGGAAGTGTGAGGAGTGAGTCTAGAGCTGTCTGAGTATAGAATACTACAAGGATTGAAATAGAAGCAGGCATCTGACTATAGAAAGTGTGGTTTTAAGGCGGGGATATTACTGACAGTATTGATATTAATACGACTTTCTAACTAGCTGATGTATGATATTGGCGTGTTTAGGTTACTTTAAATGCTTACTTTTCAGCTCTCTTGAGAATTTGATAAATAAATGTATTTCGGGCAGGCAGGAGGATGGGGTGTTTTACCAGAGACATTGCCCTGACTGTCACTCAGGCTGTCTcgccccgcctctctctctctctctcagtctctctctctctctctctctctctctgactctccgttTCTCAGCCAGGTCGGGGCGGGCTGTATAAAAGCGGAACGTGAAGCAGTTTCCCCACTCATTCAGCAACGATTTGACTGAAGAAGCATCATGTCTGGCAGAGGGAAAGGAGGCAAAGGACTGGGGAAAGGTGGAGCGAAGCGGCATCGCAAAGTGCTTCGCGATAACATCCAGGGCATCACCAAACCGGCCATCCGCCGCCTGGCTCGCCGTGGCGGTGTCAAGCGCATTTCGGGCCTGATCTACGAGGAGACCCGCGGGGTGCTGAAGGTTTTCCTGGAGAATGTGATCAGGGATGCTGTCACCTACACCGAGCACGCCAAACGGAAGACGGTCACCGCCATGGATGTGGTGTACGCTCTGAAACGCCAGGGCCGCACTCTCTATGGATTCGGCGGCTGAACAACTCGACCCGACTCTATAACAAAACCCAAAGGCTCTTCTAAGAGCCGCCCACAACCTCACATTGAGAGCGGAGACCTTCGAGCGGCAGAGGGAAGACGAGATGTAGTTTTATAAATACACAGCTTTACCATCCGCGCATTTTCCTTTCCCAATACTATCGTGAGTCACTACaaggtttcatgctttatttTAGTTCGGTTTTCAGTAATTCACTTCCTTTCTATTTCTCGAAGCTCGACTCCAAGCTTTGGTGACAGCTCCCAAACTAACACCGTGTTCACTAGATAAAGATAATTTGATCAGGAGTAGCTATTTTGAGACACAATATTCTCGCTTATTCGCAACATTTTCAACCTGTCTTTTTTCTTCGCTTTCTCTTCCCGAGTCTCTGAATCATGACAGGGCCTGGGAGGTACCAGTATACGAGCTTTATATGGATCAGCCTGTATCGATGCAGCATGTTCCAGTAAGCACTGAACAGAGCTTTATTCTGGCCTGTTTCAGAACGATCAATGAAAGAATCCTAATCTACACGCAATGTAAGGCAAATGTTGAATGTCCCCTGCCGCGGAATATGTTTAAAACAGATTTTGCTGCAAGCATGACAGAATATTTCCGATTTACTGAGTGAAACATATAATCCTGTTAATCACTTCGATTCTGCATCCCAAGCCGAACGGAAGCGTGAAGTGGAAGTTCTGCTTTTGGTGCATGGTTTGAACTGTAAAGATACATTTATGCATATTGTGGAAAATAGttcaaataaataaatttggAGATACAAATGGTTAACATAAAGTGAGcgcaaaccccccacacacacagcctcccccACTAATAAAACACTAGACACAGGGGCTACACCATTCTTTCTTTAACACCAGCAGCGCTTTGACATGAAGAAACCGATACCGTTGATTAGTTTTATATGTGAGACCCAAAATTTCGCCCATCAATAGGAGTTTTATCCAGTCTGCTGTAAACTGATCAGGGAATGAATGAGAATTTAATTCGTGTTGAGAGGCCGGACGTCGGATCTACGAACATAATGGGACTCTCAAACATTGAGACCTTGAGATATTTATCAATTGAAATTTATTTCAACGGCCTTCAAACTATGTTTATTTTAATTTCAGTTAATCCCGTGTGAATCCCAAATTTTCACGTCAATAGGAGCTTTATTCCAGCCTGTTGCAAACCGACCAGGGAATGAATTAGAATTTAATCCGAGTTCCGATGCAGGAAGTCGGAACCTGGATCAAAAAATGGGAGACACAACCATTGAGATTTTATTATATTTTATAATTCAGATTGACTTTTCCTGCCTTCAAACTTGGTTTGTTTTAATGTCAGTTACGCGTCCCTCTGAAATTGGCGCGCATTTTGAAAATGATGAACTGTCAGTTGCTGCTCCACCAATCAGGGCCCAGAAATCCATGCAGCCCCGCTGCTCTTTTCAAATTTCTCGGCGGGATTGCGCTGCATCCAATCAGGAGAGGAGGGCGGTGACGGACAATGTCTTAAATAGACAGACACAGAGCGGCTTCATCATTCTCAGAGTCTGTGTTCAACAGCGTTTGTTATCATGGCCAGGACCAAGCAGACAGCGCGCAAGTCGACCGGAGGGAAAGCTCCCCGCAAGCAGCTGGCGACCAAAGCTGCCCGCAAGAGCGCTCCAGCCACAGGCGGCGTGAAGAAGCCCCATCGCTACAGGCCCGGCACTGTGGCTCTGCGGGAGATCCGCCGCTACCAGAAATCCACCGAGCTGCTGATCCGCAAACTGCCCTTCCAGCGCCTGGTGCGGGAgatcgctcaggacttcaagaccGACCTGCGCTTCCAGAGCTCGGCCGTTATGGCCCTGCAGGAGGCCAGCGAGGCTTACCTGGTGGGGCTCTTTGAGGACACCAACCTGTGCGCCATCCACGCCAAGCGGGTCACCATCATGCCTAAAGACATCCAGCTGGCGCGCCGTATCCGCGGGGAGCGCGCCTAAACACCCCACCTCAGCACCAAGTGCGACAAAGGCTCTTTTAAGAGCCACCAAGTCGGTCAGAGAAAGAGCTGCCATCTCTTAACCACACCAGCACTTTAGCCTCTCAGGACTACAATTTATTTTCCTCATTTTGTCACATGGTAGGTGTCCTTTGCTTCCTTTATTTGGTGTTTCAGACAATTCGTGGTTATTTCAAAGGCGAAACATTCTCACAACCACCTCTCTATCCACCatttcacactctctgtcacactttcTAAGCATGTAACACTTTCTACCCGACCCTCATTCTCCTCTAACATTCCctatcccctctcactctcttgcactcCCACGCTCTCaaattcacacactctccccccgccccccccccaagtcACTACCCACTCTT includes the following:
- the LOC121274864 gene encoding histone H3, encoding MARTKQTARKSTGGKAPRKQLATKAARKSAPATGGVKKPHRYRPGTVALREIRRYQKSTELLIRKLPFQRLVREIAQDFKTDLRFQSSAVMALQEASEAYLVGLFEDTNLCAIHAKRVTIMPKDIQLARRIRGERA